A section of the Streptococcus oriscaviae genome encodes:
- a CDS encoding UDP-N-acetylglucosamine--N-acetylmuramyl-(pentapeptide) pyrophosphoryl-undecaprenol N-acetylglucosamine transferase produces the protein MKKIVFTGGGTVGHVTLNLLLIPRFLKEGWEVHYIGDKNGIEHEQIEKSGLKIQFHSIATGKLRRYFSIQNMLDVFKVGWGTLQSFFILAKIRPQALFSKGGFVSVPPVVAARLLGIPVFIHESDLSMGLANKIAYKFATTMYSTFEQAASLTKVKHVGAVTKVGHSHKVTPIQLPEILSQFDKELPTLLFVGGSGGAKVFNDFVNQYQAKLTERFNIINLTGDSSLNQLSPRLYRVDYVSELYQPLLEEADLVITRGGSNTIFELVALQKLHVIVPLGRNASRGDQIENARYFEEKGYAKQIDEEKLTYDQLVSCVEEVLTDGDAYRQNMAQSQEIQSLDDFYQLLLADINRKA, from the coding sequence ATGAAAAAAATCGTCTTTACTGGCGGGGGAACAGTCGGTCATGTGACCCTCAACCTCCTGTTGATTCCGCGTTTCCTAAAAGAAGGCTGGGAAGTTCACTACATCGGAGATAAAAACGGAATTGAACATGAGCAGATAGAAAAATCGGGGCTTAAAATCCAGTTTCACTCCATAGCGACGGGAAAACTCCGCCGCTACTTTTCCATACAGAATATGCTGGATGTTTTTAAGGTAGGCTGGGGCACCCTTCAGTCTTTCTTTATCTTGGCCAAAATTCGTCCTCAGGCTCTCTTTTCTAAGGGAGGATTTGTGTCAGTGCCGCCCGTTGTAGCAGCTCGACTCTTAGGTATCCCTGTCTTTATCCATGAATCAGACCTGTCTATGGGATTAGCCAACAAGATTGCCTATAAGTTTGCGACTACAATGTATAGCACCTTTGAGCAAGCAGCTAGTCTGACCAAGGTTAAACACGTTGGAGCAGTTACCAAGGTGGGGCATTCTCACAAGGTCACCCCTATCCAGCTCCCAGAGATTCTCAGCCAGTTTGACAAAGAACTGCCAACTCTACTTTTTGTGGGAGGTTCAGGAGGAGCGAAGGTCTTCAATGATTTTGTCAATCAGTATCAGGCGAAACTAACGGAACGCTTTAATATCATTAACCTGACTGGTGATAGCAGCCTGAATCAGCTCTCTCCGCGCCTCTATCGGGTTGATTATGTGAGCGAGCTCTATCAGCCACTCTTGGAAGAAGCTGACCTTGTTATTACGCGCGGAGGCTCCAATACGATTTTTGAGTTGGTTGCCTTGCAAAAATTACATGTGATTGTTCCTCTGGGGCGCAATGCTAGCCGAGGCGACCAGATAGAGAATGCTCGCTATTTTGAAGAAAAAGGATATGCCAAGCAGATAGACGAGGAAAAATTGACCTATGATCAATTGGTCAGCTGTGTAGAGGAAGTCTTAACTGACGGAGATGCCTACCGTCAAAATATGGCCCAGTCA
- the murD gene encoding UDP-N-acetylmuramoyl-L-alanine--D-glutamate ligase, translating into MKTITDFANKKVLVLGLAKSGESAARLLDKLGAIVTVNDGKPFDENPTAQALLEDGIRVICGSHPLELLDEDFALLVKNPGIRYDNPMVEKALQKGVPVWTEVELAYLISEAPIIGITGSNGKTTTTTMIAEVLNAGGQSAKLCGNIGYPASSVAQEASAEDKLVMELSSFQLMGTESFHPTIAVITNFIPSHLDYHGNFEDYVAAKWMIQRQMTASDWLVLNMNQELAKDLTEQTQAQVLPISTVGIVDGAYLLDGQLYFKGEPIMSADEIGVPGSHNVENALATIAVAKILGVDNSVIKESLSAFGGVKHRLQFAGEIQQVRFYNDSKSTNILATQMALSGFDNSKVILIAGGLDRGNEFDELVPSLKGLKKMVILGQSAPRVKRAAEQAGVPYLDAVDIADATRKAFLEAEAGDIILLSPANASWDMYPNFEVRGDLFLKTFEELKGSL; encoded by the coding sequence ATGAAAACAATCACAGATTTTGCAAATAAAAAAGTATTGGTATTGGGCTTGGCCAAATCAGGTGAATCAGCAGCGCGTCTTCTGGATAAACTAGGGGCGATTGTTACTGTCAACGATGGCAAGCCGTTTGATGAAAACCCAACAGCCCAAGCGCTATTAGAAGATGGGATTCGTGTTATCTGCGGCAGCCACCCACTGGAATTACTGGATGAGGATTTCGCTCTCCTTGTCAAAAATCCAGGCATTCGCTATGACAATCCTATGGTTGAAAAGGCCCTCCAAAAAGGCGTGCCAGTCTGGACAGAGGTTGAGTTAGCCTATCTGATTTCAGAGGCACCTATTATCGGTATCACAGGTTCTAACGGCAAAACGACGACTACGACCATGATTGCAGAGGTATTGAACGCTGGCGGTCAGTCGGCCAAACTCTGTGGCAATATCGGTTACCCAGCGTCATCTGTTGCCCAAGAGGCTTCAGCGGAGGACAAATTGGTCATGGAGCTATCTTCCTTCCAGTTGATGGGAACAGAGTCCTTCCATCCGACCATAGCTGTTATTACCAATTTTATACCCAGCCATTTGGACTATCACGGCAACTTTGAAGATTATGTAGCAGCCAAATGGATGATTCAACGTCAGATGACAGCGTCGGATTGGTTGGTTCTGAATATGAATCAGGAGCTAGCAAAGGACTTGACTGAACAAACTCAGGCCCAGGTTCTGCCTATTTCAACTGTGGGCATTGTAGATGGAGCCTACCTGTTAGATGGGCAACTCTACTTTAAAGGTGAGCCCATCATGTCAGCCGACGAAATCGGTGTTCCAGGCTCACACAATGTTGAAAATGCTTTGGCAACCATAGCCGTTGCCAAAATACTCGGCGTAGATAATTCTGTTATCAAGGAAAGTCTGTCTGCTTTTGGCGGGGTAAAACACCGACTTCAATTTGCAGGTGAAATTCAGCAAGTCCGCTTTTATAACGACAGTAAATCGACCAATATCTTGGCGACCCAAATGGCCCTTTCTGGCTTTGATAACAGCAAGGTTATTCTGATTGCAGGCGGTTTGGATCGTGGCAATGAGTTTGATGAGTTGGTGCCTAGTCTCAAAGGTTTGAAGAAAATGGTTATTCTGGGCCAATCAGCTCCTCGTGTCAAACGGGCAGCTGAACAAGCAGGAGTGCCTTACCTAGATGCCGTAGATATTGCAGATGCTACGCGTAAAGCATTTTTGGAGGCGGAAGCAGGAGATATCATTCTCCTCAGCCCTGCCAATGCTAGCTGGGATATGTATCCTAATTTTGAGGTTCGTGGAGATCTCTTCCTTAAAACCTTTGAAGAATTGAAAGGTTCACTATGA
- a CDS encoding DUF3165 family protein produces the protein MFYLIITIMIVLFYIFAAPDHIKGTMNLVASVFILVALVVALVLGFLRILQLPTELWVGAGTVFLGIWAMRDIYYLDKPSRPKRAGRRSSGAGSLF, from the coding sequence ATGTTTTATCTCATTATCACGATTATGATTGTGCTCTTTTACATCTTTGCAGCACCAGATCATATCAAAGGAACCATGAACTTGGTTGCCTCAGTTTTCATCTTGGTTGCCCTTGTGGTTGCCTTGGTGCTCGGTTTTTTACGCATCCTGCAGCTACCGACCGAGTTATGGGTCGGAGCAGGAACCGTCTTTTTAGGGATTTGGGCTATGCGGGATATCTATTATCTCGACAAGCCATCCCGGCCAAAAAGAGCTGGCAGACGAAGTTCAGGTGCCGGTTCGCTATTTTGA